CTTCGCCGCATCCTACATCTAGGACTTTTTTGTCTTTAACGAATTCCCCAGCGAACCCATAGCGATGCAGGTGCTCATAATGGGTATCCGCGGTCGGACCAACAGGAACGAACCGCTCCCCGGTCCATTCAAGATTTGTTGTTTTTTTTACTATCATAACTAGATTACGTTTTATTTAGTTTTAAAGTTAATATCGGCTGATTTCAAGCGCGGGTGTTTTTTATCCTTATCCGATACCAGAGGGTTCTGAACCGGCCAGGCGATGGCGATATCCGGGTCGTTCCAAATAATTCCCCGGTCGTTCCCAAGCCAATCTTTGGTTGATTTTACACTCTTCATATAACAACAGGATAAGTAAACTATAAACCTGCCAATTGTCAATAAAACAGGACTACTATACAAATCCGGTTATTTC
This Candidatus Brocadiia bacterium DNA region includes the following protein-coding sequences:
- a CDS encoding dTDP-4-dehydrorhamnose 3,5-epimerase family protein, with the translated sequence MKSVKSTKDWLGNDRGIIWNDPDIAIAWPVQNPLVSDKDKKHPRLKSADINFKTK